A genome region from Dendrosporobacter quercicolus includes the following:
- a CDS encoding regulatory protein RecX → MSEKPLAAAVKMLSLRLHSTAELHCKLLAKGYDPAEIERTLGELQRRGYLNDAALCDMIYRKYHAACMHSGRAIIARLKARGLDDALIRATMQEYADLDESRAALNLLYKRYRNPEEVDPAKWMRYLAGKGFSYEIIRQAAKLLNDPIM, encoded by the coding sequence TTGAGTGAAAAGCCGCTGGCTGCGGCTGTTAAAATGCTGTCGCTGCGCCTGCACAGCACGGCTGAGCTCCACTGTAAATTACTGGCCAAAGGCTATGATCCGGCAGAGATAGAACGAACGCTGGGCGAGTTGCAGCGGCGCGGATATCTTAATGACGCCGCGCTTTGCGATATGATCTACCGGAAATACCATGCGGCCTGCATGCATAGCGGCAGGGCTATCATAGCCAGGCTCAAAGCCCGTGGCCTTGATGATGCGCTCATCAGAGCCACTATGCAGGAATACGCCGATTTAGACGAAAGCAGGGCTGCGCTCAATTTGCTGTACAAACGCTATCGTAACCCCGAAGAGGTTGATCCGGCCAAATGGATGAGGTATCTGGCGGGGAAAGGATTTTCTTATGAAATCATCAGACAGGCGGCCAAGCTGCTGAATGATCCTATTATGTAA
- a CDS encoding YgiQ family radical SAM protein, with product MKKFLPITKADMQERGWQQLDFLLISGDAYVDHPSFGPAIISRLLEKQGFKVGIIAQPDWRSTIDFKKLGKPRLGVLVSAGNLDSMLNKFTAAKKFRSNDDYSPGGQAGCRPDRATIVYCNRIRELWKKIPLIIGGIEASLRRFAHYDYWSDSVRRSILADSKADLLVYGMGEKQITEIAAQLAQSIAVADICNVQGTCYRTTSLDGLWDYIELPDYESIHNNKTKFAEAFKIQYQEQDPIRGKTLVQPHGDVYIVQNPPALPLSSVEMDEVYDLPYQRTFHPAYAQAGGVPAIQEVKFSLVSHRGCFGGCSFCAIVSHQGRIIQSRSQESIINEAKVLIKQPDFKGYIHDVGGPTANFRLPACKYQAERGACKGKHCLAPSPCKNLETDHTDYLSLLRALRALPGVKKVFIRSGLRYDYLVAAKDEAFLQELCEHHISGQLKIAPEHISAKVLRLMGKSGKDVYLKFVKAYQQMNKAIGKEQYLVPYFMSSHPGAGLKEAIELAEFIRDLDYRPEQVQDFIPTPGSLSTCMYFTGINPLTNEKVYVAKDPLEKKMQRALLQYRNPKNYHLVYEALVKANRQDLIGYEAKCLIRPPRQTPGIRTKPKVHTNSAPRRKRPRKTG from the coding sequence ATGAAGAAATTCTTACCTATCACGAAAGCAGATATGCAGGAGCGTGGCTGGCAGCAGCTTGATTTTTTACTGATCAGCGGCGATGCTTATGTTGACCATCCAAGTTTCGGACCGGCCATTATCAGCCGCCTTCTGGAAAAACAGGGCTTTAAGGTTGGCATTATTGCCCAGCCTGACTGGCGCTCGACGATTGATTTTAAAAAATTGGGTAAGCCACGGCTGGGTGTGCTGGTGTCCGCCGGTAATTTAGACTCAATGTTGAATAAATTTACGGCAGCTAAAAAATTCCGCAGCAATGATGATTACTCTCCCGGCGGACAGGCGGGCTGCCGGCCGGACCGGGCAACCATTGTGTATTGCAATCGCATCCGCGAATTATGGAAAAAGATTCCGTTAATTATTGGCGGTATTGAAGCCAGCCTTAGGCGTTTCGCTCATTATGATTATTGGTCAGACAGTGTGCGGCGTTCAATTCTGGCTGACAGCAAAGCCGATCTGCTGGTCTATGGCATGGGTGAAAAGCAAATTACCGAAATCGCCGCCCAACTGGCTCAGTCAATAGCGGTGGCTGATATTTGCAATGTGCAGGGGACCTGTTACCGAACGACTTCCCTGGACGGTCTGTGGGATTATATTGAGCTGCCTGATTATGAAAGCATCCATAACAACAAGACCAAATTTGCGGAAGCTTTCAAAATACAATACCAGGAACAGGATCCAATTCGCGGCAAAACGCTGGTCCAACCCCATGGCGATGTTTATATTGTGCAAAACCCGCCCGCCTTGCCGCTGTCAAGCGTGGAAATGGATGAGGTTTATGATTTGCCTTATCAGCGTACTTTTCATCCTGCTTATGCGCAGGCCGGCGGAGTCCCGGCAATTCAAGAGGTTAAATTCAGTTTGGTAAGTCATCGAGGCTGCTTCGGCGGCTGCTCGTTTTGCGCCATTGTTTCCCATCAGGGGCGGATCATTCAAAGCCGCAGTCAGGAATCGATTATTAATGAAGCGAAGGTGCTGATCAAACAGCCGGATTTTAAAGGGTATATTCACGATGTCGGCGGCCCGACCGCCAATTTCCGGCTGCCGGCCTGTAAATATCAAGCCGAGCGGGGCGCCTGCAAAGGCAAACATTGTCTGGCTCCGTCGCCCTGTAAAAACCTTGAGACCGACCATACCGATTATCTTTCCCTGCTTAGAGCACTGCGGGCCTTACCCGGGGTGAAAAAAGTATTCATTCGTTCAGGACTGCGTTACGATTATCTGGTGGCAGCCAAAGACGAAGCGTTTTTACAGGAACTATGTGAGCACCATATCAGCGGCCAGCTAAAAATCGCCCCTGAGCATATTTCGGCCAAAGTGCTCCGCTTAATGGGCAAGTCAGGTAAAGACGTGTATCTGAAATTTGTCAAAGCCTATCAGCAAATGAATAAGGCAATCGGTAAAGAACAATATCTGGTTCCTTATTTTATGTCCAGTCATCCCGGCGCCGGACTAAAAGAAGCAATTGAGCTGGCCGAGTTTATCCGGGACCTTGATTACCGTCCTGAACAGGTTCAGGATTTTATTCCTACGCCCGGCAGTTTGTCCACCTGCATGTATTTTACCGGAATCAACCCTTTGACCAACGAGAAAGTCTATGTTGCGAAAGACCCGCTTGAAAAGAAAATGCAGCGCGCCCTGCTCCAATACCGCAACCCCAAGAACTATCATCTGGTGTATGAAGCCTTAGTTAAGGCCAATCGTCAGGATTTAATCGGCTATGAGGCAAAATGTCTGATTCGTCCCCCCAGGCAAACGCCCGGTATCCGGACAAAACCCAAGGTTCATACCAATTCTGCTCCGCGGCGCAAGCGTCCCCGCAAAACAGGCTGA
- a CDS encoding DEAD/DEAH box helicase: MLAAITEMGFEEPSPIQSQTIPLVLAGNDVIGQAQTGTGKTAAFGIPTLERIVDNRQIQALVLTPTRELAIQISEELTKIGKFKRIKALPIYGGQSIDRQIRALKFGVQVVIGTPGRLLDHIRRNTIKLDSVKTLILDEADEMLDMGFIDDIETIIQNIPAEDRQTLLFSATMPAPIAKLAGRYMKQPHKVTISKEQLTVPLIDQWYYETREKLEGLCRVLDVEEIGRLIIFCRTKKGVDDLVASLQARGYMSDGLHGDLSQSQRDRVMKKFRDGKLEILVATDVAARGLDIEDITHVINYDIPQDHESYVHRIGRTGRAGKKGSAITFIEPREYRQLKIIEKLAKTRIIRKQLPSSADILERQREVIKTRLAQTLDRRGFTDYHSIIVDLSSDYDPVDIAAAAVKLYQEGYKEKPEETAAPLAHTGAEPGMVRLFINIGRSQKIRPEDIVRTIANEADIPGSMIGVINIYDKFTFVEIPEDVAERVMSVMHRNTIKGYKINVEPAKSR, translated from the coding sequence ATGCTGGCTGCAATTACTGAAATGGGGTTTGAAGAGCCATCACCCATCCAAAGCCAGACCATTCCGTTAGTACTGGCAGGAAATGATGTGATTGGCCAGGCTCAGACAGGTACCGGCAAAACCGCCGCCTTTGGCATACCGACCCTGGAAAGAATTGTTGATAACCGGCAAATTCAAGCGCTGGTGCTTACACCAACCCGCGAACTGGCCATTCAAATATCGGAGGAATTAACAAAAATCGGCAAATTTAAGCGTATTAAAGCTCTGCCGATTTATGGCGGGCAGTCCATCGACCGGCAAATCCGGGCCTTGAAATTTGGTGTCCAGGTGGTCATTGGCACACCGGGGCGCTTACTTGACCATATCAGACGCAATACCATCAAACTGGACTCGGTGAAAACATTGATTCTGGACGAAGCCGATGAAATGCTGGATATGGGCTTTATTGACGATATCGAAACAATCATCCAGAATATCCCTGCCGAAGACCGCCAGACATTGCTATTCTCGGCGACGATGCCGGCTCCGATTGCCAAGCTGGCCGGGAGATACATGAAGCAGCCCCACAAAGTAACCATAAGCAAAGAGCAGCTTACCGTCCCCCTGATTGATCAGTGGTATTATGAAACCAGAGAAAAACTGGAAGGTCTCTGCCGGGTATTGGATGTCGAGGAAATTGGCCGCTTAATTATCTTTTGCCGAACCAAAAAAGGCGTCGATGATCTTGTCGCCTCACTTCAGGCCAGGGGCTATATGTCAGATGGCCTGCATGGCGATTTGAGCCAGTCTCAGCGCGACCGGGTCATGAAAAAGTTTCGTGACGGCAAACTCGAAATTCTGGTTGCCACCGATGTTGCCGCCAGAGGTCTGGATATTGAGGATATCACACACGTCATCAATTATGATATTCCTCAGGATCACGAATCTTATGTCCATAGAATCGGCCGTACCGGCCGCGCGGGTAAAAAGGGATCGGCAATTACCTTTATTGAACCCCGTGAATACCGCCAGCTTAAAATCATTGAAAAACTGGCGAAAACCCGGATTATTCGTAAACAGCTGCCATCTTCAGCCGATATTTTAGAACGCCAGCGGGAAGTTATCAAAACCCGTCTGGCTCAAACACTGGACCGCCGGGGTTTTACCGATTATCACTCCATTATTGTTGATTTATCGTCAGACTATGACCCGGTTGACATTGCTGCCGCGGCGGTAAAGCTGTATCAGGAAGGATATAAGGAAAAACCGGAGGAAACGGCTGCGCCTTTAGCCCATACCGGCGCCGAGCCCGGTATGGTCCGCTTATTTATCAATATTGGACGATCCCAAAAAATCCGGCCTGAAGATATTGTCCGCACAATTGCCAATGAGGCCGATATACCGGGAAGTATGATTGGTGTAATTAATATTTACGATAAATTTACGTTTGTCGAAATTCCGGAAGATGTTGCGGAAAGAGTAATGTCAGTTATGCACCGGAATACCATTAAAGGCTATAAAATTAATGTAGAACCGGCAAAAAGCCGATAA
- the recA gene encoding recombinase RecA yields MDKLKALENAMRQIEKDFGKGSIMKLGEAAAKMNIEVIPTGTLSLDVALGVGGVPRGRVVEIYGPESSGKTTVALHIIAQAQKAGGIAAFIDAEHALDPVYAKKLGVDIDNLLISQPDHGEQALEIADALVRSGAIDVVVIDSVAALVPKAEIEGEMGDSHVGLQARLMSQAMRKLTGIISKSRTTAIFINQIREKVGVMFGSPETTTGGRALKFYASVRLDVRKIDTLKLGNEMVGNRTRVKVVKNKIAPPFKQAEFDIMYGQGVSHEGCLVDIGTELEIIEKSGAWYSFAGTRLGQGRENVKDFLRENAALAGEIEVKIREKLMLNANTAKPAVTAEATKVE; encoded by the coding sequence ATGGACAAGCTAAAAGCATTAGAAAATGCGATGCGTCAGATTGAAAAAGACTTTGGCAAGGGTTCCATTATGAAATTAGGTGAAGCTGCCGCTAAAATGAATATTGAAGTTATACCAACCGGAACTTTATCGTTAGATGTGGCCCTCGGCGTTGGCGGCGTTCCCCGCGGCAGAGTTGTTGAGATATACGGACCGGAATCTTCAGGCAAAACTACGGTGGCCCTGCACATCATTGCCCAGGCGCAGAAAGCGGGCGGCATTGCCGCTTTTATTGACGCTGAGCATGCGTTGGATCCCGTCTATGCGAAAAAACTGGGCGTTGATATCGATAATTTACTGATTTCCCAGCCTGACCACGGTGAACAGGCTTTGGAAATAGCAGATGCGCTGGTCCGCAGCGGAGCGATCGATGTTGTAGTCATCGATTCAGTCGCCGCCTTGGTTCCAAAAGCCGAAATTGAAGGCGAAATGGGCGATTCCCATGTCGGCCTGCAAGCCCGCCTGATGTCGCAGGCAATGCGCAAGCTGACCGGAATTATCAGTAAGTCCCGCACGACAGCAATCTTTATCAACCAGATCAGAGAAAAAGTGGGTGTCATGTTTGGCAGCCCCGAAACGACGACCGGCGGCCGGGCGCTGAAGTTTTATGCGTCCGTACGCCTGGATGTCCGGAAAATTGATACATTAAAGCTGGGCAATGAAATGGTCGGCAACCGTACCAGGGTAAAAGTGGTTAAAAATAAAATTGCGCCGCCCTTCAAGCAGGCTGAGTTTGATATCATGTATGGCCAGGGTGTATCTCATGAAGGCTGTCTGGTCGATATTGGAACAGAGCTGGAAATTATCGAGAAAAGCGGCGCATGGTATTCTTTTGCCGGTACCCGTTTAGGCCAGGGGCGGGAGAATGTTAAGGATTTCCTGCGGGAAAACGCTGCTCTTGCCGGTGAAATTGAAGTGAAAATACGGGAAAAGCTGATGTTAAACGCCAATACCGCCAAACCGGCGGTGACGGCTGAGGCTACGAAAGTTGAGTGA
- a CDS encoding helix-turn-helix domain-containing protein, translated as MQTVGEVLRNEREKRELSVKDVETATSIRALYITAIEEGNYKIVPGEVYLKGFIRNYANYLGLNGPEMVDLYRRQQIPPVAGAGDAAASATTAAHAPAAAGNPAKWLLAGAVAAVIAGAAWWVSSQSAAPLPVPPHSEQKEPAAPNQSPLPAVTPQSKPVELTIKYSGDCWTQVIADGKEIYQGIARNGDSLSWAATQSLTIKLGNAGSVEATYNGQPIGKLGDRGEVIVKTFTAKP; from the coding sequence ATGCAGACAGTGGGGGAAGTTCTACGGAACGAACGGGAAAAGCGCGAATTGTCGGTTAAAGATGTTGAAACTGCCACCAGTATCCGGGCTTTATATATAACGGCGATTGAAGAAGGCAATTACAAAATCGTTCCCGGTGAAGTGTATTTGAAAGGATTTATCCGAAATTACGCGAATTATCTGGGCCTGAACGGCCCGGAGATGGTAGACTTATACCGGCGGCAACAAATACCGCCGGTTGCCGGCGCGGGTGACGCAGCAGCAAGCGCGACCACTGCCGCTCATGCCCCCGCTGCCGCAGGCAACCCCGCCAAATGGCTGTTAGCCGGAGCTGTTGCTGCAGTGATTGCCGGAGCCGCCTGGTGGGTTAGCTCCCAATCCGCAGCGCCGCTGCCTGTTCCACCGCATTCGGAGCAAAAAGAGCCGGCAGCCCCGAATCAGTCGCCGCTGCCGGCGGTTACACCGCAGTCCAAGCCGGTTGAATTAACCATAAAGTACTCCGGTGACTGCTGGACGCAGGTGATCGCCGACGGAAAAGAAATTTATCAAGGCATTGCCCGTAACGGGGACAGCCTTTCCTGGGCTGCAACCCAAAGCCTGACCATTAAGCTTGGCAACGCCGGCAGCGTTGAAGCTACTTATAATGGCCAGCCGATAGGCAAGCTTGGCGATAGAGGAGAAGTCATTGTTAAAACCTTTACCGCTAAACCATAG
- a CDS encoding extracellular solute-binding protein, whose product MRRYQPLFWVAFIVLFFVTAGSTFLSGYADKQHPESIKNITVYTTLPVEQAAVLAQEYEKAAKIRISVVPLAENDLRTRIRLEQNSPRADVILASRDLLEIIKQENALVAHTSEQTDIVPERFKEEHGLWTGVWYDPMIFAANTDYIKGLSHLPTTWADLAKEEQLRIGITDFLAADAAANLLYTFVSANGETKTLDLLRQLHPKVVQYAKFLSTPVRMAGMGEVDIAVAVQSETIRYVKDGFPINIIYPEDGTAYFLTGAAIVTGTNHTAEAKQFIDWLLQDTAQAVLQQNKFFFVPANQSTTAYKAFTNKNIKLLDHKPVLTGEEKRLILDKWVQYVRLNSR is encoded by the coding sequence ATGCGTCGTTATCAGCCATTATTTTGGGTTGCTTTTATTGTCCTGTTCTTTGTTACCGCAGGCAGCACTTTTCTGTCCGGTTATGCGGATAAGCAGCATCCTGAGAGTATCAAGAATATTACCGTATATACAACGCTGCCGGTTGAGCAGGCCGCTGTTTTAGCCCAGGAATATGAAAAGGCCGCCAAAATCCGAATCAGTGTGGTTCCGCTTGCTGAGAATGATTTGCGCACCCGTATCCGTTTAGAGCAGAACAGCCCGCGCGCCGATGTCATTCTGGCCTCACGGGATCTCCTGGAAATCATCAAACAAGAGAATGCACTGGTCGCTCATACCTCTGAACAAACCGATATTGTTCCTGAACGGTTCAAAGAAGAACATGGCCTTTGGACCGGCGTATGGTATGATCCGATGATTTTCGCCGCCAACACGGATTATATTAAGGGACTGTCCCACCTTCCCACAACCTGGGCGGATTTGGCGAAGGAAGAGCAGCTGCGTATTGGCATTACTGATTTTCTGGCTGCCGATGCTGCCGCCAACTTATTGTATACCTTTGTTTCGGCCAATGGCGAAACAAAAACGCTTGATCTGTTACGTCAGCTTCATCCTAAAGTTGTTCAATATGCCAAATTTTTATCCACTCCGGTACGCATGGCCGGAATGGGTGAAGTCGATATTGCCGTTGCCGTCCAAAGTGAAACCATCAGATATGTTAAAGACGGTTTCCCGATTAATATCATCTACCCGGAAGACGGCACCGCCTATTTTTTAACCGGTGCGGCAATTGTCACCGGGACAAACCATACGGCCGAAGCAAAGCAATTTATCGACTGGCTGCTGCAGGATACCGCCCAGGCGGTTCTGCAGCAAAACAAATTTTTCTTCGTTCCCGCCAATCAGTCAACGACTGCTTACAAAGCCTTTACCAATAAAAACATTAAGTTATTAGACCATAAACCCGTTCTTACTGGCGAGGAGAAACGGCTGATCCTGGATAAATGGGTGCAATACGTACGCCTGAATTCCAGGTAG
- the rpmE gene encoding 50S ribosomal protein L31 encodes MKTGIHPDYYQTVVSCACGNSFITGSTKKTLKVDVCSKCHPFFTGVRKVVDTTGRLERFTKKYGLDKKKG; translated from the coding sequence ATGAAAACCGGCATCCATCCAGACTATTACCAAACAGTAGTAAGCTGTGCCTGCGGCAACAGCTTTATTACCGGTTCAACCAAAAAGACGCTGAAAGTTGACGTTTGTTCAAAATGCCATCCCTTTTTTACCGGCGTACGGAAAGTGGTCGACACTACCGGGCGGCTGGAACGGTTTACCAAAAAGTACGGTTTGGATAAAAAAAAGGGCTGA
- a CDS encoding competence/damage-inducible protein A, whose product MIVEILTTGTELLLGQIVNTNAPYLAQQLNKLGFDVLYQTTIGDNRERMSSVLIQALSRADLVITSGGLGPTQGDITKEVSAQVFNRKLVLHEPSKAKIKCFFAERHAAMPESNLRQAMIPEGAVILNNERGTAPGVIIENNGKTLINLPGPPHELEFMFEQYVAPYLKGKYGVQGAIVSRVLRTYGLGESMLEEKIKDLILAQKNPTIALLARKGEVVIRLTARGETELEANQLIAELAETITPRISEYLFGIDDDNMEFVVGQNLLSNKLSLALAESCTGGLVSSRLTDIPGSSSYLQGSVVCYSNDVKVQDIGVANEILLQHGAVSEQTAIAMAAGIRRKFSTDIGVGVTGIAGPGGATADKPVGLVYIAIDGPAGPKCYKNHFEGQRTEIKFRSSQEALDTIRRYVRDLTLLGG is encoded by the coding sequence ATGATTGTAGAAATCTTAACAACCGGAACGGAATTATTGCTCGGGCAAATTGTCAATACCAACGCCCCCTATCTGGCGCAGCAATTAAACAAGCTGGGCTTTGATGTATTGTACCAGACAACCATCGGGGATAACCGGGAACGAATGTCCAGCGTGCTCATCCAGGCTTTATCACGGGCTGACCTGGTCATTACTTCCGGCGGCCTTGGACCCACTCAGGGTGATATCACAAAAGAAGTCTCCGCACAGGTTTTTAACCGTAAACTGGTTCTGCATGAACCCAGTAAAGCTAAAATTAAGTGCTTTTTTGCCGAGCGTCATGCCGCAATGCCGGAAAGTAATTTGCGGCAGGCCATGATCCCGGAAGGCGCCGTCATCCTCAATAATGAAAGAGGCACCGCCCCTGGGGTTATTATTGAAAACAACGGGAAAACACTGATCAATTTACCGGGACCGCCGCATGAGCTGGAGTTTATGTTTGAACAGTATGTTGCGCCTTACCTAAAAGGTAAATATGGTGTACAAGGCGCAATTGTTTCCAGGGTGCTCAGAACCTATGGCCTGGGAGAATCCATGCTTGAGGAAAAAATAAAAGATTTAATTCTCGCCCAGAAAAATCCGACCATCGCTCTGCTTGCCCGGAAGGGGGAAGTGGTCATCCGGCTTACGGCCAGGGGCGAGACTGAATTAGAGGCCAACCAACTTATCGCTGAATTGGCAGAAACAATAACACCGCGTATAAGTGAATACCTGTTTGGTATAGATGATGACAATATGGAATTTGTTGTCGGCCAAAACCTGCTGAGTAACAAGCTGTCCCTTGCGCTGGCCGAATCCTGCACCGGCGGGCTGGTCTCCAGCCGTTTAACCGATATTCCCGGCAGTTCGAGCTACCTGCAAGGGTCGGTTGTTTGCTATAGCAATGATGTTAAAGTACAGGACATCGGTGTGGCAAACGAAATCCTGTTACAGCATGGCGCTGTCAGCGAGCAAACTGCGATTGCAATGGCTGCTGGTATCCGGCGTAAGTTTTCAACCGATATCGGCGTTGGCGTGACAGGAATTGCCGGCCCGGGCGGCGCTACAGCGGATAAACCTGTTGGTCTGGTGTATATAGCAATTGATGGCCCGGCAGGTCCTAAATGCTATAAGAATCATTTTGAAGGACAACGTACTGAGATCAAGTTCCGTTCTTCCCAAGAAGCGCTTGATACGATAAGACGCTATGTACGTGACCTAACTTTATTAGGAGGATAG
- the rimO gene encoding 30S ribosomal protein S12 methylthiotransferase RimO, with protein MLKAGFISLGCAKNLVDTEVMLGTLAANAIEITANPDQADVIIVNTCSFIDSAKEESINAILQMAEYKKQHNCRALIVAGCLGQRYRQDLLEELPEVDAIIGTNAWHRIMEAVNAALAGERVLIVGDTETIYDETMPRIATTPTYTSYIKVAEGCNNRCSYCVIPMVRGNYRSRPVQSIVAEVKNLAVQGIKEINLIAQDTTSYGSDLYGTPRLTELLKELVTIDGVEWIRLLYCYPKYFSDELIELIANQPKICKYIDMPLQHAHDDILKAMYRRDSRRTIEELLNKLRSSIPGVAIRTSFIVGFPGETEEHYQALKEFVREQRFDKVGVFTYSREEDTPAFALANQVDDDVKQQRYHDLMALQCQISEELNQSLEGRTFEILVEGRDPEQPNLAFGRSYREALDIDGQIFIENDADSKPGEIIRAKIIQGFTYDLLAEKATS; from the coding sequence ATGCTCAAAGCCGGATTTATCAGCCTTGGCTGTGCTAAAAATCTTGTAGATACCGAAGTAATGCTGGGGACCCTGGCCGCCAATGCTATTGAGATAACCGCCAATCCTGATCAGGCCGACGTAATCATTGTCAATACCTGCAGCTTTATTGATTCGGCCAAAGAAGAATCCATCAACGCCATCCTGCAGATGGCTGAGTACAAAAAACAGCACAATTGCCGGGCGCTTATCGTGGCGGGCTGCCTGGGACAGCGTTACCGGCAGGATTTACTGGAGGAACTGCCTGAGGTTGACGCTATTATTGGTACAAATGCCTGGCATCGTATTATGGAAGCGGTAAACGCCGCTTTAGCCGGAGAGCGGGTATTAATTGTCGGCGACACGGAAACCATTTATGATGAAACGATGCCCCGGATTGCTACCACGCCAACCTATACGTCTTATATTAAAGTTGCCGAGGGCTGTAACAACCGCTGTTCTTACTGCGTTATCCCCATGGTGCGCGGCAATTACCGCAGCCGCCCGGTTCAGTCAATTGTCGCCGAGGTGAAAAATCTCGCAGTACAGGGTATTAAGGAAATCAATCTTATCGCCCAGGATACCACCAGTTACGGTTCCGATTTGTATGGAACGCCACGCTTGACTGAGTTGTTGAAAGAATTAGTGACCATTGACGGAGTCGAGTGGATTCGCTTATTGTATTGTTACCCAAAATATTTTAGTGATGAGTTGATCGAACTAATTGCAAATCAACCTAAAATATGTAAATATATAGATATGCCGCTGCAACATGCCCATGATGATATCCTCAAGGCCATGTACCGCCGCGACAGCCGCCGGACAATAGAAGAACTGCTCAATAAACTGCGGTCGTCAATTCCCGGGGTTGCCATTCGCACTTCCTTCATCGTCGGTTTTCCCGGTGAAACCGAGGAACATTATCAGGCGCTGAAAGAATTTGTCAGGGAGCAGCGCTTTGATAAGGTTGGAGTTTTTACTTATTCCCGTGAAGAAGATACGCCTGCTTTTGCCCTGGCCAATCAGGTTGATGATGATGTTAAGCAGCAGCGTTATCATGATTTGATGGCGCTGCAGTGCCAGATATCAGAAGAGTTAAATCAGTCTCTGGAGGGCCGGACGTTTGAGATATTAGTTGAAGGACGCGATCCTGAGCAACCAAATCTTGCCTTTGGCCGGTCTTACCGGGAAGCACTGGATATTGACGGTCAGATTTTTATTGAAAATGACGCCGACAGCAAACCGGGCGAAATAATCCGGGCCAAAATCATCCAAGGCTTTACGTATGATTTATTGGCTGAAAAGGCAACCAGTTAA